Sequence from the Chloroflexota bacterium genome:
CATCGATCTGTTCGGTGCGAACCGTGGATGGCGGCAGCGAACGCAGAGCGCGGCCGTCGACCAGGGCGACCGTGCGCGCTGCCATGACGTGGAGACGGGCGTCGGACGGCGCGGCGGCGAGGACGAGGCGTCCGGCTCGCGTCGCCTCGTCGATGAGGTCGAGGACGGCCGCGACCCCGGCCTCGTCGAGGGCGGCGAGCGGCTCATCGAGCAGGATTGCATCTGGGGCGGACGCGAACGCCCGCGCCAACGCGACGCGCCGCCGCATCCCGGCCGAGAGCCGGCCGCACGGTTCGCCGGCCACCGACGCTGCGCCGATCCTCTCGAGCAGGCGTATTGCATGGGCCGGATCGCTGCGGGCGAGCCGGGCGGAGAGGGTGAGGTGCTCGAAGGGGGTGAGTTCGTCGTAGAGCCCCGACGCGTGTCCGACGTGGGCGACCCGCGGGCGCGCGGCGGGGGCAGCGCCTGTCCATCGAACCGCTCCAGCCGTCGGCGAGGTCAGCCCGGCGACGATTCGGAGGAGCGTCGACTTGCCCGATCCGTTGGCACCGATCAGGAGAACGAACTCACCCGCGCGGGCGTCGACATCAACCTGCCAGAGCGCCACGGTCATCCCGAAGAGTTTCGAGACGCCTCGCAGCTCGAGGCGCAGATCGGCGGCCGGATTGTGGGACATCGCGGCGGGACCTCGGCATTACGACGTGGCCGTAGTATACGACCGGCAGGATCGATGACCATGCGGACCCATCCGGCTGCGTCGCCGTCCCGCACGCTGGATCTGCCGCCGGTTCGAGTTCAGGCGAAGGGCGACAGTCCGCTCAGGTGACAGGCGGGCGCGACGATGGCAACGATGGCGCCGGGA
This genomic interval carries:
- the ccmA gene encoding heme ABC exporter ATP-binding protein CcmA, whose protein sequence is MSHNPAADLRLELRGVSKLFGMTVALWQVDVDARAGEFVLLIGANGSGKSTLLRIVAGLTSPTAGAVRWTGAAPAARPRVAHVGHASGLYDELTPFEHLTLSARLARSDPAHAIRLLERIGAASVAGEPCGRLSAGMRRRVALARAFASAPDAILLDEPLAALDEAGVAAVLDLIDEATRAGRLVLAAAPSDARLHVMAARTVALVDGRALRSLPPSTVRTEQIDAG